In the Clostridium cellulovorans 743B genome, TAAGATATCTCTCATTATCAGTTTCAAATTTAAATATTTTTGATTTCACAGCAATCACACTTTCCATTTTTCCCCCTCATAAGCTTTAAATCATAAAAAACATCGATGTTATATATATTAGACTTAAAATTCTATGATAAAGTTTCAAAATTTTATCCACATATGAAATTTTATATTAATAGTTGCTATAAATATAGAAGTAACTGTAATTTTAATAATCCCATATAACTTAAGCTACATATACATCTTAGAAAGGCTTAACTTCTACCGTTCACATAAACAATAGTCTTAACCGTGTATGAATAAACTTTATTAATAATTTAAAATTACAAAATCTATTCCCTACCTAAAAGACAAAAGGCTAAGGCATTGCAAAATTATTTGCATTCCTTAACCTTGTAATTAAAATAACAAAGATTATTTTATTAGTTCTTCCCTTTTTATATAAGGATTTAAATATCGATTCTTCTTAATAGTCTTTGTCCCTATGTTAATGGCATTTTGTGGACATATATTTATACACGCCATGCAATCTACACATTTACCCTTCCATACTGGTTTTTTATCTTCCATTTCAATATTTTCTATAGGACAAACTTTTTTACACATATTACATCCTACACAACTGTCATTAACATTAAAGTTCTTGTCCCTATTTTTAAAGTATTTTTTTACTAAGTTAACTTCTAACATTCCAAATGATTTCTTTGCCTTAAATTCCTTAATATGTTTCTTCTTAATTGATTGTACAAAATCTTGTAATATATTTTTGTTCGCCTCTATAGAACTTTTAGCTCTTTCTCCTGAGGGATTTCTTCCCATCCTCAAATAATTAGATATATATTTTACCGTACAATAATTGCTTATTTTATTTTTACCTTCTAAAAGCTTATTAAGCTGATAAAAACTAACATCTGCATTCCCACCACCTGTTACTCCAATAGCAAAAACATAAGCATCTTTTCTTATCTTTAGTTTAGAAACAAATTCCTCTGCGACTATTGCCATTCCTGCATAATGAACAGGATATACAAATCCAATGACATCATCATTAACCTCAAATTCTTCATCCTTTGAAAATTTGCCACTCATTGAAATGATTTCACAGTTATCAAAATTCTCCTTTAAAAACTTTGAAACATATAAAGAATTCCCTGTTGAACTAAAATAAAATATCTTCATAAAAAAACTCCACCCCTTTTTTTGATATTATTCTTAAATATTTTAAAATCCCTATATATGAACTATGCTAGAAAATATCCACCTTTAGTAATTAATTATTTTAATCTTAAATAATTGATGACTAATTATAGCGATTATAGCATCCAATAATTAACTTCGTCCAATTACTATTTTTCACTACTCCATAAGTAATAGTTATAGGAACAAAAATTTAATTTCCATTCTCTTAATATACAGGTTTTGATAGATAGTCATAATATATTATATTAATCTCTCAATATATTCTATAAATTTTGATGACACTTCAATAATCGAACTTATGCTTTTATATATTCTCTATGTAGTTTCAATGGTAAAACATAGATATCAATAAAATTAGTACTGCAGAAGCTACAGTACTAATTC is a window encoding:
- a CDS encoding EFR1 family ferrodoxin (N-terminal region resembles flavodoxins. C-terminal ferrodoxin region binds two 4Fe-4S clusters.); the protein is MKIFYFSSTGNSLYVSKFLKENFDNCEIISMSGKFSKDEEFEVNDDVIGFVYPVHYAGMAIVAEEFVSKLKIRKDAYVFAIGVTGGGNADVSFYQLNKLLEGKNKISNYCTVKYISNYLRMGRNPSGERAKSSIEANKNILQDFVQSIKKKHIKEFKAKKSFGMLEVNLVKKYFKNRDKNFNVNDSCVGCNMCKKVCPIENIEMEDKKPVWKGKCVDCMACINICPQNAINIGTKTIKKNRYLNPYIKREELIK